One Pseudomonas tolaasii NCPPB 2192 genomic window carries:
- the pap gene encoding polyphosphate:AMP phosphotransferase — protein MFESAEIGHAIDKDTYDAEVPALREALLEVQYELQQQKRFPVIILINGIEGAGKGETVKLLNEWMDPRLIEVRTFDQQTDEELARPPAWRYWRQLPAKGRMGIFFGNWYSQMLQSRVHGQIKDARLDQAIAGAERLEKMLCDEGALIFKFWFHLSKKQMKARLKALADDPLHSWRISPLDWQQSETYDKFVHFGERILRRTSRDYAPWHVIEGVDAHYRSLTVGKILLESLQNALKVPKGKASGQNPAPLIASVDKKSLLDSLDLNQRLEKDDYEEQLITEQARFSGLMRDKRMRKHALVTVFEGNDAAGKGGAIRRVAAALDPRQYHIVPIAAPSEDERAQPYLWRFWQKIPARGMFTVFDRSWYGRVLVERVEGFCTPADWMRAYGEINDFEEQLRDAGVIVVKFWLAIDKDTQLERFQAREDIPFKRFKITEDDWRNRDKWDDYRAAVGDMVDRTSTEIAPWTLVEANDKRWARVKVLRTINRALEEAFDKTDKHDKKKKK, from the coding sequence CGAAGGCGCCGGCAAGGGCGAGACCGTCAAGCTGCTCAATGAATGGATGGACCCGCGCCTGATCGAGGTGCGTACCTTTGACCAGCAAACCGATGAAGAACTGGCGCGCCCGCCGGCCTGGCGTTACTGGCGCCAACTGCCGGCCAAGGGCCGCATGGGCATCTTTTTCGGCAACTGGTACAGCCAGATGCTGCAAAGCCGGGTACACGGGCAGATCAAGGATGCGCGCCTGGACCAGGCCATTGCCGGCGCCGAGCGCCTGGAAAAGATGCTCTGCGATGAAGGCGCGCTGATCTTCAAGTTCTGGTTTCACTTGTCCAAAAAACAAATGAAAGCGCGGCTCAAGGCCCTGGCCGATGACCCGCTGCACAGCTGGCGCATCAGCCCGCTGGACTGGCAGCAGTCCGAGACCTACGACAAATTTGTGCACTTCGGAGAGCGCATCCTGCGTCGTACCAGCCGCGACTATGCGCCATGGCATGTGATCGAAGGCGTCGATGCACATTACCGCAGCCTTACTGTGGGCAAGATCCTCCTTGAAAGCCTGCAAAATGCCTTGAAGGTACCCAAGGGCAAGGCGAGCGGCCAGAACCCGGCGCCGTTGATTGCGTCGGTGGACAAAAAAAGCCTGCTGGACAGCCTGGACCTGAACCAGCGCCTGGAAAAAGACGATTACGAAGAACAGCTGATTACCGAACAGGCGCGCTTTTCCGGCCTGATGCGTGACAAACGCATGCGCAAGCACGCGCTGGTTACGGTGTTTGAGGGCAATGATGCGGCGGGCAAGGGCGGGGCGATCCGCCGGGTGGCGGCGGCGCTGGACCCGCGCCAATACCATATCGTGCCGATTGCTGCGCCGAGTGAAGACGAGCGCGCCCAGCCATACTTGTGGCGGTTCTGGCAGAAAATCCCGGCGCGCGGCATGTTTACCGTGTTTGACCGTTCCTGGTACGGGCGCGTGTTGGTGGAGCGCGTCGAAGGCTTCTGCACCCCGGCCGACTGGATGCGTGCCTATGGCGAGATCAATGATTTTGAAGAACAGTTGCGCGATGCGGGCGTGATCGTGGTCAAGTTCTGGCTGGCCATCGACAAGGACACGCAGCTGGAGCGTTTCCAGGCCCGGGAAGACATCCCGTTCAAGCGTTTCAAGATCACCGAAGACGATTGGCGTAACCGCGACAAATGGGACGATTACCGCGCCGCCGTGGGCGACATGGTGGACCGCACCAGCACCGAAATCGCGCCCTGGACCCTGGTGGAAGCCAATGACAAACGCTGGGCACGGGTCAAAGTGCTGCGCACCATCAACCGGGCGCTGGAAGAGGCGTTCGACAAGACCGACAAGCACGACAAGAAGAAAAAGAAATAG